In the genome of Ancylomarina subtilis, one region contains:
- the speB gene encoding agmatinase: MNNFAGIEDDFAAFGSASVLLQSIPYDGTSTWGKGADNGFEAFLDAAENMELYDIETDSEVYTKGVHILPELTVNHSPEAVFEESYRVAKKMIETGKFPTFFGGEHSISIGVIKAFYEQYSDITVLHLDAHADLRSDYMGTPYNHACALHDASKNTNLIQVGIRSMDTSELPYFNREKCFLAEDIYGTDEWMQKSIDMMGEKVYITFDLDALDPSIMPATGTPEPGGLDWNTTIRYLRKVFEQKNVLGFDLVELAPIKGNKAPEFLVAKLYYKMLSYKFMLANQTI, from the coding sequence ATGAATAATTTTGCTGGAATAGAAGATGATTTTGCAGCTTTCGGATCTGCTTCTGTCTTATTGCAATCTATCCCATACGATGGAACAAGTACCTGGGGAAAAGGTGCTGATAATGGTTTTGAGGCCTTTTTGGACGCTGCTGAAAATATGGAGCTATATGATATAGAAACAGATTCAGAAGTTTATACAAAGGGTGTGCATATTCTTCCTGAGCTAACTGTGAATCATAGTCCTGAGGCTGTTTTTGAAGAATCATACCGAGTGGCTAAAAAAATGATTGAAACGGGAAAATTCCCAACCTTTTTTGGGGGGGAGCATTCTATTAGTATAGGGGTTATTAAGGCTTTTTACGAGCAGTATTCCGATATTACAGTTTTGCATTTGGATGCTCATGCCGATCTTCGTTCTGATTATATGGGAACGCCTTATAATCATGCTTGCGCCTTACATGACGCATCAAAAAACACCAATTTAATTCAAGTTGGTATACGAAGTATGGATACCAGTGAGCTACCCTATTTTAATAGAGAAAAATGCTTTCTAGCTGAGGATATTTATGGAACCGATGAGTGGATGCAGAAATCGATCGATATGATGGGAGAGAAGGTGTATATTACTTTCGATCTGGATGCACTTGATCCATCAATCATGCCAGCAACGGGCACACCTGAACCTGGAGGATTGGATTGGAATACCACTATCCGATACCTAAGAAAAGTGTTTGAACAGAAAAACGTTCTAGGCTTTGATTTAGTTGAATTAGCCCCTATTAAAGGCAATAAAGCCCCTGAATTCTTAGTGGCTAAGTTGTATTATAAAATGTTATCCTATAAATTCATGCTTGCAAATCAAACGATTTAA
- a CDS encoding arginine decarboxylase, with protein MKNTYFDLIEQTYYFPQEGFDLRGGYLSFHGVSIKYLIEKYGTPFRLIYLPRIGEQIKKARNLFNRAIKASHYRGKYHYCYCTKCCHFHHVIGEALKHNVNLETSSSFDIDLILKLHEKGELDQTRTIVHNGYKTTDYLAKIIKLIDAGFENCVIILDSTSEMGRLQKLVGKRKIKIGVRMAINEEPQSAYYTSRLGIRPEEMLEFFNAHIKDNKNVELKMLHFFVDSGIKDSLYYWGEFQKALNLFVALKKESPSLDALNLGGGFPIRNHLGFEYDYEYMIREIVNNIKEACDNGGVHEPDIYTEFGKYTVGESGAIIFEVVEQKQQNDHELWYIINNSLMNTIPDAWSIHEKFILLPINKWDNDYTKINIGGISCDHSDYYNSEDFNQQIMLPRFSPKAKEPLYIGFFHTGAYQDSISGYGGIKHCLIPSPKHVIVDRDESGNFVDYVYRNEQSVDDMMNILGYNE; from the coding sequence ATGAAGAATACATATTTTGATTTGATTGAGCAAACCTATTATTTTCCTCAGGAAGGTTTTGATTTGCGTGGGGGTTACCTTTCTTTTCATGGGGTATCCATCAAATATTTAATTGAAAAATACGGGACACCCTTCCGGTTAATCTATTTACCTCGGATTGGAGAACAAATCAAAAAAGCGCGAAATCTATTCAATCGTGCTATTAAAGCCTCACATTATAGAGGCAAGTATCATTATTGTTATTGCACCAAGTGCTGCCATTTTCATCATGTGATTGGTGAAGCACTTAAGCACAACGTTAATCTGGAAACGTCGTCATCTTTCGATATCGATTTGATTTTAAAACTCCATGAGAAAGGGGAATTGGATCAGACTCGTACGATCGTGCATAACGGTTATAAAACCACTGACTATTTAGCCAAAATTATCAAGTTGATTGATGCAGGATTTGAAAACTGTGTTATCATTCTTGATAGTACCAGCGAAATGGGCCGCCTGCAAAAATTAGTTGGAAAACGAAAAATTAAGATTGGCGTTCGAATGGCAATTAATGAAGAGCCCCAATCGGCTTATTATACTTCACGATTAGGAATTCGCCCTGAAGAGATGCTTGAGTTTTTTAATGCGCATATCAAAGATAATAAAAATGTGGAATTGAAAATGCTTCACTTTTTTGTTGATTCAGGTATTAAAGACAGTCTTTATTATTGGGGAGAATTTCAGAAGGCGCTTAACCTTTTTGTTGCCTTAAAAAAAGAATCACCATCACTGGATGCTTTAAATCTGGGAGGTGGATTTCCAATTAGAAATCATCTGGGATTTGAGTACGATTACGAATATATGATTCGTGAAATCGTTAATAATATTAAGGAAGCCTGTGATAACGGAGGGGTTCACGAACCGGATATTTATACCGAATTCGGAAAATATACCGTAGGTGAGAGTGGTGCTATTATTTTCGAGGTGGTTGAGCAAAAGCAACAAAACGATCATGAATTGTGGTACATTATCAACAACTCATTGATGAATACGATACCAGACGCATGGTCTATCCACGAGAAATTTATTCTACTGCCTATTAACAAATGGGATAACGATTACACCAAAATTAATATTGGTGGTATTTCATGTGATCATTCCGACTATTACAATTCAGAGGACTTTAATCAACAGATTATGCTTCCGCGTTTTTCTCCTAAGGCAAAAGAACCGCTATATATTGGTTTCTTCCATACGGGAGCCTATCAGGATTCTATTTCCGGATACGGTGGCATTAAACATTGCTTGATTCCATCTCCTAAACATGTGATTGTGGATCGGGATGAATCGGGCAACTTTGTAGATTACGTTTATCGTAACGAGCAAAGTGTTGATGATATGATGAATATTCTTGGTTATAACGAATAA
- a CDS encoding GNAT family N-acetyltransferase, producing MEIRQATSDDALNIKYLKTQVWLHTYATRGISTDYSEYLDGDFTVENCLKKIENKHTFCLVAKQDGFLIGYCELDYTATYPESKQNTAEMTVLYVSEHFHEQGIGKALLIEAEKQLVSLGRYTYWLSCFIENQNAIDFYKHLDFKSNASIFFSMNDQQYENLVFLKEIRM from the coding sequence ATGGAAATCAGACAAGCCACTTCTGACGATGCACTCAATATTAAATACTTAAAAACGCAAGTTTGGTTACACACCTACGCAACCAGGGGTATCTCTACCGATTATTCAGAATATTTAGATGGCGATTTTACTGTTGAAAATTGTTTGAAAAAAATTGAAAATAAGCATACATTTTGTTTGGTGGCAAAACAAGATGGCTTTCTAATTGGATATTGCGAATTGGATTATACGGCTACATATCCTGAGAGTAAACAAAACACTGCAGAAATGACCGTTTTGTATGTATCTGAACATTTTCATGAACAAGGTATAGGAAAAGCCCTCCTTATTGAAGCCGAAAAGCAACTTGTATCTTTAGGCAGGTATACATACTGGCTGTCTTGTTTTATTGAAAATCAGAATGCCATTGACTTTTATAAACATCTGGACTTTAAATCGAATGCTTCAATCTTTTTCTCCATGAATGATCAGCAATACGAGAACCTTGTTTTTCTGAAAGAAATTAGAATGTAA
- a CDS encoding ferredoxin--NADP reductase: MNSHKVISIRNLTPSTYIIRMEKKDFTFKTGQYITLGFSGSIDRREYSIYSAEQDNYLEVLIKEVEDGLLSKRLKKCKPGDELDVDGAFGHFSLKDDEIKSKKFMFISTGTGISPIHSFIHTHPEMDYTLLHGIRHKEEAYERESYDPNRYILCTSGENTGDFNGRVTEYLLKNPVSPDTICYLCGNCHMIYEAYDILEKQGIKLGPIHTEVYF, encoded by the coding sequence ATGAATTCGCATAAAGTTATCAGCATCAGAAATCTGACTCCATCAACTTATATTATTCGCATGGAGAAAAAGGATTTTACATTTAAAACAGGACAGTACATCACCCTTGGTTTTAGTGGCAGTATAGACCGTAGGGAGTATTCAATATACAGTGCAGAGCAAGATAATTACCTGGAAGTACTAATCAAGGAAGTGGAAGATGGTTTGCTTTCGAAAAGACTAAAGAAATGCAAACCAGGTGACGAATTGGATGTGGATGGCGCATTTGGCCATTTTTCATTGAAAGATGATGAAATTAAATCCAAGAAATTCATGTTTATCAGTACTGGGACAGGGATCTCTCCCATTCACAGTTTTATACATACGCATCCGGAAATGGATTACACCCTTTTGCATGGTATTCGTCACAAAGAAGAAGCCTATGAAAGAGAATCATACGACCCGAATCGCTACATTTTATGTACTTCAGGTGAAAATACAGGCGATTTTAACGGTCGTGTAACCGAATATCTTCTTAAAAACCCCGTATCACCAGATACAATCTGTTATCTTTGCGGAAATTGTCACATGATTTACGAAGCCTATGATATCCTTGAAAAACAAGGTATCAAGCTAGGCCCTATTCATACCGAAGTTTATTTTTAA
- the miaB gene encoding tRNA (N6-isopentenyl adenosine(37)-C2)-methylthiotransferase MiaB: MKYHLISLGCQMNASDGERVRTVIEQMGYTWTEEETEANLIGILACSVRQNAIDKVYSKIAKWNRWKNRSNLITFVSGCVLPSDHEKFLKLFDIIFQMKDLPNLPEMIHQYGITTPNGIQNGFDTHNDNISEFWNVKPDYASDFEAFVPIQNGCDKFCSFCAVPYTRGREVSRPSLEILEEVKSLVERGYKSITLLGQNVNSYGLDKPDTEIMFPELLRRIGEMGNQLGTEFWVYFTSPHPRDMTDEVIEVIAQYKCLAKQIHLPLQSGDDKLLIAMNRKHGLEKYRQSVSTIRRLIPEATLFTDIIVGFTGESDEQFDATRAAMKEFDFNMAYIAKYSPRPGALSHRWFDSVPLEVKKNRHQVLTEDLKLTSRSYNESMIGKIFRVLVKGHAKHEGYLAGMTEGKINVRFLSENTDLIGQIVDVKIKSATDFSVEGDLID, encoded by the coding sequence ATGAAATATCATCTAATATCACTGGGTTGTCAAATGAATGCTTCTGATGGAGAGCGCGTTAGAACCGTGATTGAACAAATGGGTTATACCTGGACTGAGGAAGAAACTGAGGCTAATTTAATTGGTATTCTGGCCTGTTCGGTACGACAAAATGCCATCGATAAGGTTTATTCTAAAATAGCGAAATGGAATCGATGGAAAAACCGTTCCAACCTGATCACATTTGTTTCGGGTTGTGTTTTGCCTTCTGATCATGAAAAGTTTTTAAAGCTTTTTGATATTATCTTTCAGATGAAAGATTTGCCAAACTTACCGGAGATGATTCATCAGTATGGGATCACAACACCAAACGGAATTCAAAATGGATTTGATACTCATAACGACAATATTTCTGAGTTCTGGAATGTGAAACCCGATTATGCTTCCGATTTCGAAGCCTTTGTGCCCATCCAGAATGGTTGTGACAAATTTTGTTCTTTTTGCGCAGTTCCTTATACTCGAGGGCGTGAAGTATCACGACCATCATTAGAGATTCTAGAAGAGGTTAAATCTCTGGTTGAAAGGGGTTATAAGTCCATTACTCTCTTAGGACAAAATGTGAACTCTTATGGTTTGGATAAACCTGATACTGAAATCATGTTCCCCGAATTGCTTCGTCGGATTGGTGAAATGGGGAATCAATTAGGAACCGAATTTTGGGTCTATTTTACTTCGCCTCACCCTCGTGATATGACCGATGAAGTGATTGAAGTAATTGCCCAATACAAGTGCCTGGCTAAACAAATTCATTTACCGCTTCAGTCTGGTGACGATAAGCTTTTGATTGCGATGAATCGTAAACATGGACTTGAAAAATACCGTCAATCTGTATCAACCATTCGTCGTCTGATTCCTGAAGCGACCCTTTTTACTGATATTATTGTGGGGTTTACGGGTGAAAGCGATGAACAATTTGATGCGACTCGTGCTGCAATGAAAGAGTTTGATTTTAATATGGCTTATATTGCTAAATATTCACCTCGTCCTGGAGCACTCAGCCATCGTTGGTTCGATTCAGTCCCTCTTGAAGTGAAGAAAAATCGCCATCAGGTTTTAACTGAAGATCTAAAACTGACCTCAAGAAGTTATAACGAAAGCATGATTGGTAAAATCTTCAGGGTTTTGGTGAAAGGTCATGCAAAACACGAAGGCTACCTGGCCGGGATGACAGAAGGTAAAATTAACGTTCGCTTTCTGAGTGAGAATACAGATTTAATTGGACAAATTGTTGATGTTAAGATTAAATCAGCAACTGATTTTTCTGTAGAGGGAGATCTTATCGATTAA
- the mtaB gene encoding tRNA (N(6)-L-threonylcarbamoyladenosine(37)-C(2))-methylthiotransferase MtaB, with amino-acid sequence MKTIAFKTLGCRLNQYETDALASTFQNNNFKLVDFESEADVYVINSCTVTHQSDHKSRNFISQANRRNKDSVLVVTGCMANNAKEELESRDEINYVLENDNKSALFSLVDSHFKGELKHPSQLDKDLFAYGATEKGFHTRSMIKIQDGCDNFCTFCIIPSVRGRAKSRPFQAILDNVKDVIDQGAKEVVITGVNIGRYEFENYKFDDLIEAILNLDGDFRLRISSLEPDGFGDKFLSLLSHPKMTPHLHLCLQSGSDEVLLKMRRMYTTKTFKNTVEKVRSIRPDFNFTTDIIIGFPGESEADFAESCDMIKNLEFGHVHAFKYSIRKGTRAERMHDQIPEKMKTERSEVLRGIAEDSKLNYRSLFIGKIQRVLVENINGNIAKGYGEHYVPVQFQGENLKKNTFYNVLIKEIMPENDNLLLGELL; translated from the coding sequence ATGAAAACAATAGCCTTTAAAACATTAGGTTGCCGTCTGAATCAGTATGAAACAGATGCTCTGGCATCTACCTTTCAGAACAACAACTTCAAGTTGGTTGATTTTGAAAGTGAAGCTGATGTTTATGTGATTAACTCTTGCACGGTTACACACCAGAGCGATCACAAATCGCGTAACTTTATCAGTCAGGCCAATCGTCGAAATAAGGATTCCGTTTTGGTTGTAACAGGCTGTATGGCCAATAATGCCAAAGAAGAGTTAGAAAGTAGGGATGAAATCAATTACGTGCTTGAAAACGATAATAAATCGGCTTTGTTCTCATTGGTTGATTCACATTTTAAAGGCGAATTAAAACATCCGTCACAACTCGATAAGGATCTTTTTGCTTACGGGGCTACAGAAAAAGGTTTTCACACCCGAAGCATGATTAAAATTCAGGATGGATGCGATAACTTCTGCACGTTTTGTATCATTCCATCTGTACGCGGTCGTGCCAAAAGCCGTCCTTTTCAGGCCATTCTCGATAATGTGAAGGACGTGATTGATCAAGGAGCCAAAGAGGTTGTGATTACCGGTGTGAATATTGGTCGTTATGAATTTGAAAATTACAAATTTGATGATCTGATTGAGGCTATTCTGAATTTGGATGGTGATTTCCGTCTACGAATTTCTTCGCTTGAACCCGATGGTTTTGGGGATAAATTCCTAAGCTTATTGTCACACCCTAAAATGACGCCTCACCTGCACCTTTGCCTGCAGTCAGGCTCTGATGAAGTGCTTTTGAAAATGCGCCGAATGTATACTACCAAAACTTTTAAGAACACCGTTGAGAAAGTTAGGTCTATTCGACCTGATTTCAATTTCACTACTGACATTATCATCGGTTTTCCGGGTGAAAGCGAAGCTGACTTCGCAGAAAGTTGTGATATGATCAAGAACCTTGAGTTTGGTCACGTACACGCTTTTAAATACTCCATTCGTAAGGGAACTCGGGCTGAAAGAATGCACGATCAGATTCCTGAGAAAATGAAGACGGAAAGAAGTGAGGTGTTAAGAGGTATTGCTGAGGACAGCAAATTGAATTACAGAAGCCTGTTTATTGGTAAGATTCAGCGAGTTCTTGTTGAAAATATAAATGGGAATATTGCTAAAGGTTATGGAGAGCATTATGTTCCGGTTCAGTTCCAAGGTGAGAACCTGAAGAAAAACACATTTTATAATGTGTTGATAAAAGAGATTATGCCTGAAAATGATAATTTATTGCTGGGAGAATTACTTTAA
- the cdaA gene encoding diadenylate cyclase CdaA, with protein MPLAFITLSFFDVLDILLVAFLLYQVYMLIRGTVAINIFVGLFLFYLMWLFVKALNMELLGSILGQFIGVGVIALIIVFQQEVRKFLLHLGSRYNFSQKFSFEKWLAVDDKSIKDNEIDAIIEACEDMSNTKTGALIVITKRTDLYSFAETGQIIKARISSSLLESIFYKNSPLHDGALILDNNRILAARCILPVSDNPNIPGSLGLRHRSGIGISQMTDAHVIIVSEETGNISYIMGGKIKVRISTEELRRFLNADYSSFVA; from the coding sequence ATGCCCCTAGCTTTTATAACGCTAAGTTTTTTCGATGTCCTGGATATTTTATTGGTGGCTTTCTTGCTGTATCAGGTTTATATGCTGATACGAGGAACTGTAGCGATCAATATTTTTGTAGGCCTGTTTTTATTTTATCTGATGTGGCTATTTGTAAAGGCCCTCAATATGGAACTGCTAGGTAGTATCCTTGGACAGTTTATAGGAGTTGGTGTTATTGCCTTAATTATCGTGTTTCAGCAGGAGGTAAGGAAATTCCTGCTTCATTTGGGGTCTCGTTATAATTTTAGCCAAAAGTTTTCTTTCGAAAAATGGTTGGCTGTAGATGATAAATCAATTAAAGACAATGAAATTGATGCTATTATTGAGGCTTGTGAGGATATGTCTAATACGAAAACAGGGGCTCTGATTGTGATTACGAAACGAACTGATTTATATAGTTTTGCTGAAACAGGACAAATAATAAAGGCCCGTATTTCATCTAGCTTATTAGAATCGATCTTTTATAAAAACTCCCCTTTACATGATGGGGCATTAATTTTGGATAACAATCGTATCCTTGCCGCACGTTGTATACTACCTGTCTCAGATAACCCCAATATTCCGGGTAGTCTTGGTTTGCGACACAGATCGGGGATAGGTATCAGCCAAATGACCGATGCACATGTGATTATTGTTTCGGAGGAAACTGGTAATATCTCCTATATTATGGGTGGAAAAATTAAGGTCAGAATCAGTACGGAAGAATTGCGTCGCTTTTTAAATGCGGATTATTCCAGTTTTGTTGCATAG
- the folP gene encoding dihydropteroate synthase, translated as MQKYKTNPSNQKIESIMCGKNLISFDKPLVMGILNLTPDSFFDGGQYIDANSILKRARQIISEGADIIDLGAYSTRPGAKDIDVEEEWRRMQPALAIIRKELPDVILSIDTFRSELVSRVVGEFGSCIVNDISGGTMDDHMFATVAELNVPYIMMHIKGTPQTMQSQAVYKDLMAELVMFFEERVKQLNALGAKQIILDPGFGFGKTLEHNYQIMSQLEAFKALNLPLLIGISRKSVIYKLLGGEAKDSLNGTTALNMVALLGGAHILRVHDVKEAVECVKIYNQMLMK; from the coding sequence ATGCAAAAATATAAAACAAATCCTTCAAATCAGAAGATCGAATCAATTATGTGTGGTAAGAATTTAATATCTTTTGATAAACCTTTGGTTATGGGGATTTTGAATTTAACACCCGATTCCTTTTTTGATGGTGGTCAGTATATTGATGCCAATTCAATTTTAAAACGAGCCAGGCAAATTATTTCTGAAGGTGCTGATATTATCGACTTGGGAGCATATTCAACGCGTCCGGGTGCCAAAGATATTGATGTTGAAGAGGAGTGGAGAAGAATGCAACCGGCATTGGCAATTATTCGAAAAGAATTGCCTGATGTGATTTTGTCGATTGATACGTTTCGGTCGGAACTGGTGAGCAGAGTTGTTGGGGAATTTGGTTCTTGTATTGTGAATGACATTTCCGGAGGAACAATGGATGATCATATGTTTGCAACCGTTGCCGAACTAAATGTGCCATACATCATGATGCACATCAAAGGCACACCTCAAACCATGCAGTCACAAGCGGTCTACAAAGATCTTATGGCTGAATTAGTCATGTTTTTTGAAGAACGAGTGAAACAATTGAACGCCCTAGGCGCAAAACAGATCATTCTAGATCCTGGTTTTGGTTTTGGTAAGACACTGGAGCATAACTACCAAATCATGTCTCAACTGGAAGCCTTCAAGGCGCTTAATCTACCTTTACTGATTGGAATCTCACGTAAATCGGTGATTTACAAACTTCTGGGTGGTGAAGCCAAAGATAGTTTGAATGGCACAACAGCCTTGAATATGGTTGCTCTTTTGGGAGGTGCTCATATTTTACGTGTTCATGATGTAAAAGAGGCGGTTGAATGCGTAAAAATCTACAATCAGATGTTGATGAAATAA
- a CDS encoding DUF1599 domain-containing protein yields the protein MTTIEQTQKSNMTTNEQYDSIIKICTDIYTKKMKDYGTAWRILRPTSLTDQIYIKAQRIRSIEEKGMSKIEDDIRSEFIGIVNYCIMGIIQLELGPSDQALEHDKALELYNTYFQEAKSLMEKKNHDYDEAWRSMRVSSYTDLILMKINRTKQIEDNKGKTIISEGIDANYYDMINYSVFGLIKLEFGE from the coding sequence ATGACTACAATAGAACAAACTCAAAAATCCAATATGACAACCAACGAGCAATACGATAGCATTATCAAGATTTGTACTGATATCTATACCAAGAAAATGAAAGATTATGGTACTGCATGGCGTATTTTACGTCCGACTTCTCTGACGGATCAGATTTATATCAAAGCGCAGCGTATTCGTAGCATCGAGGAAAAAGGGATGAGTAAGATTGAGGATGATATTCGCTCTGAGTTTATTGGTATTGTAAACTATTGTATCATGGGAATCATTCAGCTTGAGCTCGGACCTTCCGATCAGGCATTAGAGCATGACAAAGCTTTAGAACTCTATAATACATACTTTCAGGAAGCTAAAAGCTTGATGGAAAAGAAAAATCATGATTACGATGAAGCCTGGAGAAGCATGAGAGTGTCCTCTTATACCGACCTGATTTTGATGAAGATTAATAGAACCAAGCAAATTGAAGATAATAAAGGAAAAACGATTATTTCAGAAGGGATTGATGCCAATTACTACGATATGATCAACTATTCGGTATTTGGATTAATTAAATTGGAATTTGGTGAATAA
- a CDS encoding BT_3928 family protein, which yields MSLLRSVSRLLVGSLFIFSGFVKAIDPMGSTFKFKDYFLAFGMDSLTGLAFTMAIILSTLEFSVGMLILFNVYKKSASWLALLFMLFFTPLTLILALTNPVTDCGCFGDALILTNWETFGKNIIILAFTLVVFYTRKLEKDKSSKLTQNLLLAFSLTIALGCSYYSYRHLPFIDFRPYHIGANIQESMTIPEGAPADEYQSIFKYEKNGVIKEFDESNYPWQDSSWTYVDVEQIKIKEGYKAPIHDFSISNEESGDITEQVLNDASYTFLLVSRQLNEMKLTNLKEIDELAAWCRNHKYNFICLTASTDDEINTFKEKNNAFYDFYATDEIQLKTIIRSNPGLVLLQNGTILNKWHWRDIPKTTEIKANLAAYSITQHQTLTNKLVILSITTTLLLLIGCFLILKFRFKL from the coding sequence ATGAGTTTATTAAGATCTGTAAGCCGCCTTTTAGTCGGTTCCCTTTTTATATTTTCTGGTTTTGTTAAAGCCATTGATCCTATGGGATCGACCTTTAAGTTTAAAGATTATTTCTTGGCTTTTGGAATGGATTCATTGACAGGCCTTGCCTTTACAATGGCAATTATCCTTTCGACTCTCGAATTCAGTGTGGGGATGCTAATTTTATTTAATGTGTATAAAAAAAGTGCATCATGGCTGGCACTTCTGTTCATGTTATTTTTCACACCCCTTACCCTGATATTGGCTCTCACGAATCCTGTGACAGATTGCGGCTGCTTTGGCGACGCATTGATATTAACGAACTGGGAAACGTTCGGAAAAAATATTATTATTTTAGCTTTTACCCTTGTGGTATTCTACACCCGTAAATTGGAAAAAGACAAAAGCTCTAAACTTACTCAGAATCTCTTGCTTGCCTTTTCATTAACGATTGCATTAGGCTGTTCTTATTACTCCTACCGTCATTTACCCTTTATCGATTTTAGACCCTATCATATTGGAGCCAATATTCAAGAAAGCATGACTATTCCTGAAGGAGCACCGGCTGACGAATACCAGTCCATTTTTAAATACGAAAAAAATGGGGTCATTAAGGAGTTTGATGAAAGCAATTACCCTTGGCAGGATTCCAGCTGGACTTATGTTGATGTCGAACAGATTAAAATTAAAGAAGGCTATAAAGCGCCTATTCACGATTTCTCCATTTCTAACGAAGAATCGGGTGATATTACCGAGCAAGTTCTAAATGACGCTTCCTACACCTTTTTATTGGTCAGTCGCCAACTTAATGAAATGAAGCTTACAAATCTGAAAGAAATTGATGAATTGGCAGCATGGTGTAGAAATCACAAATACAATTTCATCTGCTTAACGGCCTCTACAGATGATGAAATCAATACGTTTAAAGAAAAGAACAATGCGTTCTATGATTTTTATGCTACTGATGAGATTCAGCTGAAAACCATTATTCGTTCCAATCCCGGACTCGTTCTTTTACAAAATGGAACGATTTTAAACAAATGGCATTGGCGAGATATACCAAAAACAACAGAAATAAAGGCTAATTTAGCAGCCTATTCAATAACACAACATCAAACACTGACTAATAAATTAGTTATTTTAAGTATTACAACAACTTTATTGCTTTTAATCGGATGCTTCCTTATACTAAAATTTCGATTTAAGCTTTAA